ACCGGAGGCTGAAGATAAATGTGGTTATCAAAATTCTGTTGATCGCCACTGAGCACAATTCTGGGAACGGGGACTGGCTGTTGCCAGGCGGCCATGCGGACAACTCGAGACTGGCCTCGAGGAACATAGACCTGCTGACTCTTTTCGAGTTTAGCTGGCTGTACTTCATAGGCGATTGTGAATTTTTCCTGCTGAGAGTCAGCTGCATTCACAATTCGAATTGTCGGTTGAGACTCATCATCGAGCGAGAGTAACTGCAGGCCGGCGTTATCTAAGTTGTCAGCTTCTAGCTGGTGCAACCGCACACTTAATTCCTCCGGCCAGGAAAACTCAGAGAGCGATTCGGTCCTTGATCCTGCCTGGAAATCCGTAATCAGTTCAATATTTGTGTGACGCAGGATGCTCCCGGTTGGATCAGAGACTGCCTGCTCCTGAAGGAGTGCCGCCAGTTCCGTCAGGGCCGTTCCCAGGTCAGTTGCTTTCCAGCCGGGAGTCAATTCCTCTAATAGATTCTGGTTTCTTTCGAGTGAGCTTGCTGAACGTGTTTCTTGAGACTGTCGTAACGGTTTGATTGCTGTGAGTTGTGTGTCAAACGTGTAAACTGCGATTTGATTCGGAGTCGTATCTTTGATGATCTCATTTGCCTGGGTTAATGCTTTTTCCCAGAGGGAATCCCGCTGCATACTCGCACTTGTATCAATCAGTAGAATGGTCTGGCTCTGGGGCTGTGTTGAGGCGAGCTTCAGATCCTGGTTCTTGAAATAAGGACGGGCGAATGCGGTGACGAGGAGAATCACAGCCAAAGCGCGTAATGAGAGTAACAGCCAGTGTTCGATTTTATTTTTACGATTGGTCTGGGGGGGCTTGTGTTCCAGAAAGCGGAGAGAGCTGAAATAGAAGACGTTCTTAGGCTGATGACGGACCAGGTGCAGCAGGATCGGCAGTCCGACGGCGATGATACCAACTAAATAAAGTGGGGTTAAAAAACTCAACTCGGGTCCTCTAATTAGATAGCACTGTCAGGCAGCGCGATCGGTAAGGAATTCAGAAAGCCCCAGCTCAAGGGGCATATCTGTGGTTAACTGATGGTAATGAACTCCCTGTTTTCGGCAGAACGACTGAATCGCCGCCTGATGTTCCTGTAACTGTTGCTGATAATTTTCCCGGGCTGCTTTGGGATTGAGGGCGATACGTTCACCCGTTTCCAGATCTTCAAAGATGGCCGTTTCGTGGAAATTAAGGTGAATTTCTGCTGGGTCCAGAATCTGGAATAATGCGACTTCGTGTCCTTGTGCGCGAAGATAGCCGAGGTGGGTATTTAATTCATCCAGGGGGCTCATCAGATCAGATATCAGGACTACGAGCCCTCGTTTTTTGATGGTTTCTACTGCATGTTTCAGGGGAGAGATCAGATTGGTGTGTGAACCTTGTGGGGGACGTTCGAGTTCGATCAGAATTCGTCTGAGCTGCCCTCGCGTAAAGCGGGCGGGGATCACCGTTTCCACCTGCTCGTCAAAAATGATCAGTCCGGTGGCATCGCGCTGCTGAGCCAGGAAATAGGCAAATGTCGCTACCAGAGTCTTGGCGTATTCGGCTTTGG
The genomic region above belongs to Gimesia chilikensis and contains:
- a CDS encoding DUF58 domain-containing protein, whose product is MSQRIDPACLMRIKSLELRAKTVVEGTWKGLHRSPYHGFSVEFTEYREYTPGDDPRHIDWKLAARSNEHYIKRFEEETNLCCHMLLDLSTSMQFQSLGYTKAEYAKTLVATFAYFLAQQRDATGLIIFDEQVETVIPARFTRGQLRRILIELERPPQGSHTNLISPLKHAVETIKKRGLVVLISDLMSPLDELNTHLGYLRAQGHEVALFQILDPAEIHLNFHETAIFEDLETGERIALNPKAARENYQQQLQEHQAAIQSFCRKQGVHYHQLTTDMPLELGLSEFLTDRAA